The DNA segment GCTGCAGGGCAGCGGTGCCCTGACCGGCGCCGGGGGCAGCGGGGGCGAGGGCTCCCGCCGGTCGATCGCGGTGCACGGTGAGGACGACGTCAGCACCCGCGAGTACCGCTACGGCGACGACCTGCGGATGGTGCACTGGCGGGCCACCGCGCGCACCGGTGAGCTGATGGTCCGGCTGGAGGAGCGGCCGTGGCGCGCCGCGGCCAGCCTGCTCGTCGACACCCGGCTCTCCGCCCACCTCACCGGCGGCGCCGTCCGCGGCCCGGCCGCCGACCCGGCCGCCCCCACCGACACCCTGGAGTGGGTCGTCGAGGCCGCGGCCAGCATCGGGGTGCACCTGCTCCGCGGCGGCGCCGGGCTCCGGGTGCTCACCGACACCGGCGAGCTCACCCCCTCCCTCGGGCGGGGCCCGCTGGGGCCGGAGGAGCTGCTCGAGCGGCTCGCCGAGCTCAGCGGCTCCCGGGCCACCGGCCTGCAGGCCGGGCTGGACTCCCTCCGCCGGGCCGACGTCGAGGGCCCTGCCATCTGCCTGCTCGGCCTGGTCGGTCCGGAGGACGTGCACGCCCTGGCCCGCATCCGCTCCGGCCCGGGCAGCGACGTCGCCGTGCTGGTCGACGCCGCGGCGTGGCTGGACGCCGGGGCGTCCCGGAGCCGCCGGCCGCTGGCCCCCGCCGCCCGCGCGGAGCTGGTCACCCGCCAGCAGCAGGCGATCGCGCTGCTGCGGTCGGCCGGCTGGCAGGTGGCAGCGGTCCGGCCGGACCAGGGCATCGCGGAGGTGTGGGGCCGGCTGGGTGGGTCGGGCGGCGACTTCGGCGCCGTCGGCAGCCCCGGCGCAGCACCGGTCGGGCAGGTGCCGGCATGAGCTCCACCCCCGACGAGCTGCCCCGCGCTCCCCGCGACCACGCCGGCACCGCCCTCGCGGCCGGCGTCGGCGTGCTGCTCGGCTCGCTCGCCCTCGACCCGGTGTTCGCCGCCCGCAACTGGGTCCCGCCGGTGGTGCTGGCCGTCGCGGCGGTCACCCTCGGCGGGATCGCGCTGCGCGCCGGGTTCTCCCGGCTGCTGGACCAGCGCGGTCCCGGGTCGGCGCTGCTCGGGACGCTCGGCCGGGTCGCCGTCCCGCTGGGCCAGCTGCTGCTGGTGCTGGTCGTGCTCGGCCGGGTGTTCGCCCCCGAGCACCTGCTGTGGGGGCTGCTGCCGACCCCCGGCAGCATCACCGACCTGGCCGGCGTGCTCGCCGACGGCGTGGACGAGATCGCCGAGCAGGCGACCCCGGCCCTGCCGCTCGACGGCCTGGTCGCGCTGACCACGCTGTTCGTCGCGCTGGTCGCGCTCGCCGCCGACCTGCTCGCCGTCCCCGCCCGGCAGCCCGCCCTGGGCGGCCTGGGCCTGCTCGTCCTCTACTGCGTCCCGGTCAGCACGGTCACCGGCAGCGTCGCCTTCCTCTCCTTCGCCGGCCCCGCCTGCGGGTTCGCCGTCCTGCTGTGGGCCGACCAGCGCGGCCGGCTGGTGGACAGCGCGCGCGGCGGCAGCGGCTCCCTGCTGGGCACCGCGACGCTGCCCGCGCTGCGCGCCGGGGCGGTCGCCCTGGTGGCCGGCCTGGTGCTGCCGGTGTTCGTGCCGACCCTCGCCGAGGGCTCGCTGGCCAGCGGGTTCGGCGGGGCCGGCACCGGCAACGGCCTGGGCTCCTCGCTGGACCCGGTCGCCGAGATGGCCGGCCAGCTCAACCGGCCCGAGCCGATGGACCTGCTGCGGCTGCAGGCCTCCGTCGACGACCCGGGCTTCCTGCGCGCGGTCGCCCTGGACGAGTACGGCGACAACGGCTGGCACATGTCCAACCTGGACGGCGAGGAGTCGATCGCCGACGACACGACCCTGGCCCCGCTGCCCGCGGACGTGGTCAGCCGGGAGGTCCGGGCCCGAGTCACCGTCCTGGGGCACGACGACCAGTTCCTGCCGGTGGGCTACGCCCCGCAGCAGGTCGACGTGGCCGGCGACGACGACCGGGCCTGGCGAATCGACCAGGCCGGCACGACGATCTACGGCCGCGACGTCACCACCGGTGGGATCACCTACCAGTTCTCCGCAGAGCAGCCCGACCCGTCGGTCCAGGACCTGGAGGCCG comes from the Modestobacter italicus genome and includes:
- a CDS encoding DUF58 domain-containing protein produces the protein MARTRLGDAASSLTLRGRCLVAAGLTLGLLGALLGERALVQLAVFVLALPVVSAVGVARQRFRIATRRTLSVPRLPRGEDADVLLEVANTDRRAGGLWLLTEQLPAELGSRPHFVVERLASGATAPLRYRLHGSRRGRFPLGPVRLRLVDPFGLVLRTAAGSDTSTLLVTPRVQPLQGSGALTGAGGSGGEGSRRSIAVHGEDDVSTREYRYGDDLRMVHWRATARTGELMVRLEERPWRAAASLLVDTRLSAHLTGGAVRGPAADPAAPTDTLEWVVEAAASIGVHLLRGGAGLRVLTDTGELTPSLGRGPLGPEELLERLAELSGSRATGLQAGLDSLRRADVEGPAICLLGLVGPEDVHALARIRSGPGSDVAVLVDAAAWLDAGASRSRRPLAPAARAELVTRQQQAIALLRSAGWQVAAVRPDQGIAEVWGRLGGSGGDFGAVGSPGAAPVGQVPA
- a CDS encoding transglutaminaseTgpA domain-containing protein — protein: MSSTPDELPRAPRDHAGTALAAGVGVLLGSLALDPVFAARNWVPPVVLAVAAVTLGGIALRAGFSRLLDQRGPGSALLGTLGRVAVPLGQLLLVLVVLGRVFAPEHLLWGLLPTPGSITDLAGVLADGVDEIAEQATPALPLDGLVALTTLFVALVALAADLLAVPARQPALGGLGLLVLYCVPVSTVTGSVAFLSFAGPACGFAVLLWADQRGRLVDSARGGSGSLLGTATLPALRAGAVALVAGLVLPVFVPTLAEGSLASGFGGAGTGNGLGSSLDPVAEMAGQLNRPEPMDLLRLQASVDDPGFLRAVALDEYGDNGWHMSNLDGEESIADDTTLAPLPADVVSREVRARVTVLGHDDQFLPVGYAPQQVDVAGDDDRAWRIDQAGTTIYGRDVTTGGITYQFSAEQPDPSVQDLEAAPELAADDPMLRYTELPVIATSVTDLAANLTADAGTPYDRVRAVLSHFTDPANRFVYSLSTAPGTTGDDLVDFLRLKRGYCEQYAGAMAVLVRAAGVPARVVLGYTPGQVQEDGSRLVTTDDAHAWVEAWFAGLGWIPFDPTPIAADRAVTLPWAPRTVIPADTTAEPTAPDAGVPVPAGPTATIDRDDQYVPIDVEALQGDRSLTPWFAGAGGAVVLLALLAAPGLLRRRTRRRRLADGSAGALWEELLATAADLRVDVPVTGTTRQVARDLAERLAGSEPAAVPAVRSLALAQERAVYGRPTGTGPDPESATALRTVRRALLRRATRAQRLRAAGWPASTLADVTGWLSAHTPRRLRAA